A stretch of the Musa acuminata AAA Group cultivar baxijiao chromosome BXJ2-7, Cavendish_Baxijiao_AAA, whole genome shotgun sequence genome encodes the following:
- the LOC103981191 gene encoding protein NOI4, with protein sequence MSEDKGRPLPKFGEWDVNDPASAEGFTVIFNKARDERKTGGNSRETDSPGKGGTAFKHGPYASKPNAKKWFCCMYAAPEA encoded by the exons ATGTCG GAGGACAAGGGTCGGCCCTTGCCTAAGTTTGGCGAGTGGGATGTCAACGATCCTGCTTCTGCAGAGGGGTTCACTGTGATCTTTAATAAAGCTAGAGATGAGAGGAAAACAGGTGGCAATTCACGTGAAACGGACTCTCCCGGGAAGGGAGGAACAGCTTTTAAACATGGACCTTATGCTTCCAAGCCTAATGCT AAGAAATGGTTTTGTTGTATGTATGCAGCACCGGAAGCGTAA